One stretch of Clavibacter californiensis DNA includes these proteins:
- the arfA gene encoding arabinosylfuranosidase ArfA, with translation MTRARITIDRDFTIGDVPRRLFGSFVEHMGRCVYSGIYEPGHPTATPEGYRQDVLDLTKELGATVVRYPGGNFVSGYDWEDGVGPLEDRPRRLDGAWHTVETNAFGLHEFVGWSKAAGVEVMEAINLGTRGVDAARSLVEYANHPGGSKYSDMRRRNGAEEPFDIKLWCLGNEMDGPWQIGHKTPDEYGRLAQEAGKAMRLVDPSIELVACGSSNSGMPTFGQWEQTVLGHTYDVVDYVSLHAYYQEHEGDVRSFLASAVDMDFFIESVVATADATGARLKNRKRIDLSFDEWNVWYQRGLDGEDQPHRIEKAGWREHPRVIEDEYSVTDAVVVGTLLNSLLRHGDRVKIANQAQLVNVIAPIRSEEAGPAWRQSIFWPFARMAQLATGRILQVEVDSDRYDNDRFGTADVVDVSATWDDEAGTVSLFLANRGLEEDASTEVALRGLDAGRILRAEVLRVPDGGDRHTSNTLESGEQVGLVPLEGVHAEGGRLTLTLPALSWAVVVLDVTRS, from the coding sequence ATGACCCGCGCCCGCATCACCATCGACCGCGACTTCACCATCGGCGACGTGCCCCGCCGGCTCTTCGGCTCGTTCGTCGAGCACATGGGCCGGTGCGTCTACAGCGGCATCTACGAGCCCGGCCACCCGACCGCGACGCCCGAGGGCTACCGGCAGGACGTGCTGGACCTCACGAAGGAGCTCGGCGCCACGGTCGTCCGGTACCCCGGCGGCAACTTCGTCTCGGGCTACGACTGGGAGGACGGCGTGGGCCCGCTCGAGGACCGGCCGCGTCGCCTCGACGGCGCGTGGCACACCGTGGAGACCAACGCGTTCGGCCTGCACGAGTTCGTGGGCTGGTCGAAGGCCGCGGGCGTCGAGGTGATGGAGGCCATCAACCTCGGCACGCGCGGCGTCGACGCGGCCCGCTCGCTCGTGGAGTACGCGAACCATCCCGGCGGATCGAAGTACTCCGACATGCGGCGCAGGAACGGCGCCGAGGAGCCGTTCGACATCAAGCTGTGGTGCCTCGGCAACGAGATGGACGGCCCGTGGCAGATCGGGCACAAGACGCCCGACGAGTACGGCCGCCTCGCGCAGGAGGCCGGCAAGGCCATGCGGCTGGTGGATCCGAGCATCGAGCTGGTCGCGTGCGGCAGCTCCAACTCGGGCATGCCGACCTTCGGCCAGTGGGAGCAGACCGTGCTCGGCCACACCTACGACGTCGTCGACTACGTCTCGCTGCACGCCTACTACCAGGAGCATGAGGGCGACGTGCGAAGCTTCCTCGCGAGCGCCGTCGACATGGACTTCTTCATCGAGTCGGTGGTCGCCACCGCGGACGCGACCGGCGCGCGCCTGAAGAACCGCAAGCGCATCGACCTCTCGTTCGACGAGTGGAACGTCTGGTACCAGCGCGGGCTGGACGGCGAGGACCAGCCGCACCGCATCGAGAAGGCGGGCTGGCGCGAGCACCCGCGGGTCATCGAGGACGAGTACAGCGTCACCGACGCGGTGGTCGTCGGCACGCTGCTCAACTCGCTGCTACGGCACGGCGACCGGGTGAAGATCGCGAACCAGGCGCAGCTCGTCAACGTGATCGCGCCGATCCGCAGCGAGGAGGCCGGGCCCGCCTGGCGGCAGTCGATCTTCTGGCCGTTCGCCCGGATGGCGCAGCTCGCGACGGGCCGGATCCTCCAGGTCGAGGTCGACAGCGACCGCTACGACAACGACAGGTTCGGCACCGCCGACGTGGTCGACGTGAGCGCGACCTGGGACGACGAGGCCGGCACCGTGTCGCTCTTCCTCGCCAACCGCGGCCTCGAGGAGGACGCGTCGACCGAGGTCGCGCTGCGCGGGCTGGACGCCGGGCGGATCCTCCGCGCCGAGGTCCTGCGCGTGCCCGACGGCGGCGACCGGCACACGAGCAACACGCTCGAGTCGGGCGAGCAGGTCGGCCTCGTGCCGCTCGAGGGCGTGCACGCCGAGGGCGGCCGCCTGACGCTCACGCTCCCGGCGCTGTCCTGGGCGGTCGTGGTGCTGGACGTGACCCGGAGCTGA
- a CDS encoding ribonucleotide-diphosphate reductase subunit beta, translating into MSKILGTGIQEGLLLKPVNYQWAMDLYDQAVANTWFPNEIQLGEDIADFKKMTDEERHAITFLMSYFNPNELLVNKALAFGVYPYINAPECHLYLAKQMWEEANHCMSFEYVLETFPIDREAAYNSHVDIPSMARKEEFEVKFIKRMTEQTLDITTTEGKKDFVRNLVAYNVILEGIWFYSGFMVSLSFRQRNLLRNFGSLMDWIVRDESLHLKFGINLILTVLEENPDLQTEEFAAEIKQMILDAVEMEEQYNRDLLPNGILGLNANYINQYVKYLADRRLEELGFEAEYKVSNPAKWMATANDTLQLVNFFESTNTSYESNASATVGAK; encoded by the coding sequence ATGTCGAAGATCCTCGGCACGGGAATCCAGGAGGGCCTCCTCCTCAAGCCCGTCAACTACCAGTGGGCCATGGACCTGTACGACCAGGCCGTCGCCAACACGTGGTTCCCCAACGAGATCCAGCTCGGCGAGGACATCGCGGACTTCAAGAAGATGACGGACGAGGAGCGCCACGCGATCACGTTCCTCATGAGCTACTTCAACCCGAACGAGCTCCTCGTGAACAAGGCGCTCGCGTTCGGCGTCTACCCCTACATCAACGCGCCGGAGTGCCACCTCTACCTGGCGAAGCAGATGTGGGAGGAGGCGAACCACTGCATGTCGTTCGAGTACGTCCTGGAGACGTTCCCGATCGACCGCGAGGCCGCGTACAACTCCCACGTCGACATCCCGTCGATGGCGCGCAAGGAGGAGTTCGAGGTCAAGTTCATCAAGCGCATGACCGAGCAGACCCTCGACATCACCACCACCGAGGGCAAGAAGGACTTCGTCCGGAACCTCGTCGCGTACAACGTCATCCTCGAGGGCATCTGGTTCTACTCGGGCTTCATGGTGTCGCTGTCGTTCCGCCAGCGGAACCTGCTGCGCAACTTCGGCTCGCTCATGGACTGGATCGTGCGCGACGAGTCGCTGCACCTGAAGTTCGGGATCAACCTCATCCTCACGGTGCTCGAGGAGAACCCCGACCTGCAGACGGAGGAGTTCGCCGCCGAGATCAAGCAGATGATCCTCGACGCCGTCGAGATGGAGGAGCAGTACAACCGCGACCTCCTGCCGAACGGCATCCTCGGGCTGAACGCGAACTACATCAACCAGTACGTGAAGTACCTGGCCGACCGCCGCCTGGAGGAGCTCGGCTTCGAGGCCGAGTACAAGGTCTCCAACCCGGCGAAGTGGATGGCGACGGCGAACGACACGCTGCAGCTCGTCAACTTCTTCGAGTCGACCAACACGTCGTACGAGTCGAACGCGTCGGCCACCGTCGGCGCCAAGTAG
- a CDS encoding GNAT family N-acetyltransferase translates to MTEEQPGTRHVARDGRVYRTEVVGWEDPRGARIRKAMEAEMDVRYEGRHDDDPDWPAKAAVAFAFDPADVEAVVLLVLEGDDRDAAAHGVIRHLGDDLELKKVVVDPGHRGTGLSRVLMAELERVARERGARRLILQTGDRQPDAIQLYATAGWLPIDVYPPYIPVTNSVCFEKPLV, encoded by the coding sequence ATGACCGAGGAGCAGCCCGGGACCCGGCACGTCGCGCGCGACGGACGGGTGTACCGCACCGAGGTGGTCGGCTGGGAGGACCCGCGCGGGGCGCGGATCCGGAAGGCCATGGAGGCCGAGATGGACGTGCGGTACGAGGGCCGGCACGACGACGACCCCGACTGGCCCGCGAAGGCCGCGGTCGCGTTCGCGTTCGACCCGGCGGACGTCGAGGCCGTCGTGCTGCTCGTCCTCGAGGGCGACGACCGGGATGCGGCGGCGCACGGCGTCATCCGGCACCTCGGCGACGACCTGGAGCTGAAGAAGGTCGTCGTGGATCCGGGGCATCGCGGCACAGGGCTCTCCCGCGTGCTCATGGCCGAGCTGGAGCGCGTGGCCCGGGAGCGCGGCGCGCGACGGCTGATCCTGCAGACGGGCGACCGGCAGCCGGACGCCATCCAGCTCTACGCGACCGCGGGCTGGCTGCCCATCGACGTGTACCCGCCGTACATCCCCGTCACGAACTCGGTCTGCTTCGAGAAGCCGCTCGTCTGA
- a CDS encoding aldo/keto reductase, translating into MEQRSLGRTHRNVSVIGLGTWQLGGDWGDVAEDDALAVLDAAADAGITFFDTADVYGDGRSETIIGSWLRAHPDASVTVATKMGRRDAQDPANFTLDRFREWTDRSRRNLGVDTLDLVQLHCPPTPVLSSDRVYDALDELVADGAIASYGVSVETTDEALLAIARPGVASVQIILNAFRLKPLDRVLPAAVEAGVGIIARVPLASGLLSGRYTADTTFAETDHRNFNRGGAAFDVGETFSGVDYDDGVAAAREFAAAAHEAAPDLTPAQVALAWIVQREGVSAVIPGARNAEQAQANARAGDAPALGEVFERQVADVYDRYFRAAVHPRW; encoded by the coding sequence ATGGAGCAGAGAAGCCTCGGCAGGACCCATCGGAACGTCTCGGTCATCGGACTCGGGACCTGGCAGCTCGGCGGGGACTGGGGTGACGTGGCCGAGGACGACGCGCTCGCGGTGCTGGACGCGGCGGCCGACGCGGGCATCACCTTCTTCGACACGGCCGACGTCTACGGCGACGGCCGCAGCGAGACCATCATCGGATCCTGGCTGCGCGCGCACCCGGACGCCAGCGTCACGGTCGCCACGAAGATGGGTCGCCGCGACGCGCAGGACCCCGCCAACTTCACCCTCGACCGCTTCCGCGAGTGGACCGACCGGTCCCGCCGGAACCTCGGCGTCGACACGCTCGACCTGGTGCAGCTGCACTGCCCGCCCACGCCCGTCCTCTCGAGCGACCGCGTCTACGACGCCCTCGACGAGCTCGTCGCCGACGGCGCGATCGCGTCCTACGGCGTCAGCGTCGAGACGACCGACGAGGCCCTCCTCGCCATCGCGCGTCCCGGCGTGGCGAGCGTGCAGATCATCCTCAACGCGTTCCGCCTCAAGCCGCTCGACCGCGTGCTGCCGGCCGCCGTGGAGGCGGGCGTCGGGATCATCGCCCGCGTCCCGCTCGCCTCCGGCCTCCTCAGCGGCCGCTACACCGCGGACACGACCTTCGCCGAGACCGACCACCGCAACTTCAACCGCGGCGGCGCCGCGTTCGACGTGGGGGAGACCTTCTCGGGCGTCGACTACGACGACGGCGTCGCCGCGGCCCGCGAGTTCGCGGCCGCCGCCCACGAGGCCGCGCCGGACCTCACGCCCGCGCAGGTCGCGCTCGCCTGGATCGTGCAGCGCGAGGGGGTCTCCGCGGTGATCCCCGGCGCCCGCAACGCGGAGCAGGCCCAGGCCAACGCGCGCGCCGGCGACGCACCCGCCCTCGGCGAGGTCTTCGAGCGCCAGGTCGCGGACGTCTACGACCGGTACTTCCGCGCCGCGGTCCACCCGCGCTGGTAG
- a CDS encoding MFS transporter — protein sequence MSTYGSLLKTRGVGRIIAAQLVARFPGGMLSLAFLMHVERIHESYGAAGLVLAATSIGQAVAGPLTSRWMGVWGMRPVLILTSVVCTVAVVAVALGDESTSVPVFMVLGLVAGLANPPVQPAVRTIYPKMVNSKQLTPLFSLDASAQEIIWVLGPVIATFLAIQVDTSAGILVAAAFLVGGGAWFISSPELGRVRIPRSKRRFGVVLGRPPVLLSTVVGFLLIAACSAIEAGVVAVYGHGGPEAGFVLAIFAVGSLIGGLSLGHIPISPWAMARRLTIILVGTALAAVWMQFAWLSVFLFLAGVGIAPALAVLFAVVSSSVRFSDTAEAYGWVGTGQLIGAALGSAAAGFVIDAQGAQGAFVVAAALLAAGTAIAAVFHRHSPDLRGRDAGPIPDTEPVPVMT from the coding sequence GTGAGCACGTACGGAAGCCTCCTCAAGACCCGCGGCGTGGGCCGGATCATCGCCGCCCAGCTCGTGGCGCGCTTCCCGGGCGGCATGCTCTCGCTGGCGTTCCTCATGCACGTCGAGCGGATCCACGAGTCGTACGGTGCGGCCGGCCTCGTGCTCGCGGCGACGAGCATCGGCCAGGCCGTCGCCGGCCCGCTCACGAGCCGCTGGATGGGGGTCTGGGGGATGCGCCCGGTGCTCATCCTCACGTCGGTCGTCTGCACGGTCGCCGTCGTCGCGGTGGCGCTCGGCGACGAGAGCACGTCCGTCCCCGTGTTCATGGTGCTCGGCCTCGTCGCGGGTCTCGCGAACCCGCCCGTGCAGCCGGCCGTCCGCACCATCTACCCGAAGATGGTCAACTCCAAGCAGCTCACGCCGCTGTTCTCCCTCGACGCGTCGGCGCAGGAGATCATCTGGGTGCTCGGGCCCGTCATCGCGACGTTCCTCGCGATCCAGGTGGACACGAGCGCCGGGATCCTCGTGGCGGCCGCTTTCCTCGTCGGCGGCGGCGCGTGGTTCATCTCCTCGCCCGAGCTCGGCCGGGTGCGCATCCCGCGCAGCAAGCGCCGCTTCGGCGTGGTGCTCGGGCGCCCGCCCGTGCTGCTCAGCACCGTCGTCGGGTTCCTGCTCATCGCCGCGTGCTCCGCCATCGAGGCGGGCGTCGTCGCGGTCTACGGGCACGGCGGCCCGGAGGCGGGCTTCGTGCTCGCGATCTTCGCGGTCGGCTCGCTCATCGGCGGCCTCTCGCTCGGGCACATCCCGATCAGCCCGTGGGCGATGGCCCGGCGGCTCACGATCATCCTGGTCGGCACCGCCCTGGCCGCCGTGTGGATGCAGTTCGCCTGGCTCTCCGTCTTCCTCTTCCTGGCGGGCGTCGGCATCGCGCCGGCGCTGGCCGTGCTGTTCGCCGTGGTCTCGTCGTCGGTGCGCTTCAGCGACACCGCCGAGGCCTACGGCTGGGTCGGCACCGGGCAGCTCATCGGCGCCGCGCTCGGATCAGCCGCGGCCGGCTTCGTCATCGACGCGCAGGGGGCGCAGGGCGCGTTCGTCGTCGCTGCGGCGCTGCTCGCGGCCGGCACGGCCATCGCCGCCGTCTTCCACCGGCACAGCCCGGACCTCCGCGGCCGCGACGCCGGACCCATCCCGGACACGGAGCCCGTCCCGGTCATGACCTGA
- a CDS encoding S1C family serine protease has product MNETPQEPTGRPDEAPIDDTRSTDAHAPAATPAATAPETEAAQPAWPAPAGPAADGPAAPEAPRAPAAPAAWTAPTDAHAAAGPSVGAGAPTAQQPTAQQPAAQQPTAAYATAMPAGAHPAGTPWPAPATDAFGRPYAVDAAGNPVPPKRMRRGLRTGLIAGASALALLLSFGSGTAVGFMADLGRSSSQAGSVQIQDPGSFTPGQGFGRGTITVPGQGSGSGSGSGSGTQSGTGRGASVTSPEATTAQEVGVVTIDSALTYENAAGAGTGIILSSDGTILTNNHVVSGATSIRVTVESTGKAYVGKVVGTDATNDVAVLKLEGASGLTPAKLDTDGAQVGEAVTGVGNAGGTGTLTAATGQVTALGQTITTQSEGTAAGETLTDLIQTDAAIVSGDSGGPLVDAEGEVVGIDTAASSGSEQIAGFAIPIDKAVSIAKQIESGVESGTVKIGYPAFLGVLLANGAGTVAGAPVQGVVDGSGAAKAGLAQGDVVTSVDGKAVASASELSAAISAHKPGESVELGWTTAAGEAKTGTVTLTEGPVS; this is encoded by the coding sequence ATGAACGAGACACCCCAGGAGCCGACCGGACGTCCGGACGAGGCCCCCATCGACGACACCCGCTCGACCGACGCGCACGCTCCGGCCGCGACCCCGGCCGCGACCGCGCCCGAGACCGAGGCCGCGCAGCCCGCCTGGCCGGCGCCCGCCGGTCCCGCGGCCGACGGCCCCGCCGCACCCGAGGCACCCCGCGCACCCGCCGCGCCCGCGGCGTGGACCGCCCCGACCGACGCGCACGCCGCCGCCGGACCCTCGGTCGGCGCCGGCGCCCCCACCGCGCAGCAGCCGACGGCGCAGCAGCCCGCCGCCCAGCAGCCCACCGCCGCATACGCCACCGCGATGCCCGCCGGCGCCCATCCCGCCGGAACGCCGTGGCCCGCCCCCGCCACCGACGCCTTCGGACGCCCGTACGCCGTGGACGCGGCCGGCAACCCCGTCCCGCCGAAGCGCATGCGCCGCGGCCTCCGCACGGGCCTCATCGCCGGGGCGTCCGCCCTCGCGCTCCTCCTCTCCTTCGGCAGCGGCACGGCCGTGGGCTTCATGGCCGACCTCGGCCGTTCGAGCTCGCAGGCCGGGAGCGTGCAGATCCAGGACCCGGGCTCCTTCACGCCGGGCCAGGGCTTCGGCCGCGGCACGATCACGGTGCCCGGGCAGGGATCCGGCAGCGGCTCCGGCTCGGGATCCGGCACGCAGTCCGGCACCGGGCGGGGCGCCTCGGTCACCTCCCCCGAGGCGACCACCGCGCAGGAGGTCGGCGTCGTCACGATCGACTCCGCGCTCACCTACGAGAACGCAGCCGGTGCGGGCACGGGCATCATCCTGTCGTCCGACGGCACGATCCTCACCAACAACCACGTCGTCAGCGGCGCCACCAGCATCCGTGTCACGGTCGAGTCGACCGGCAAGGCATACGTCGGGAAGGTCGTCGGCACCGACGCCACGAACGACGTCGCGGTCCTCAAGCTCGAGGGCGCGTCGGGACTCACGCCGGCGAAGCTCGACACGGACGGCGCCCAGGTCGGCGAGGCCGTCACGGGCGTCGGCAACGCGGGCGGCACGGGCACGCTCACCGCGGCGACCGGCCAGGTCACCGCGCTCGGCCAGACCATCACCACGCAGTCCGAGGGCACGGCCGCGGGTGAGACGCTCACCGACCTGATCCAGACGGACGCGGCGATCGTCTCCGGCGACTCCGGCGGGCCGCTCGTGGACGCGGAGGGCGAGGTCGTCGGCATCGACACCGCAGCCTCCTCGGGCTCCGAGCAGATCGCCGGGTTCGCCATCCCGATCGACAAGGCCGTGTCCATCGCGAAGCAGATCGAGAGCGGCGTCGAGTCCGGCACCGTCAAGATCGGCTACCCGGCGTTCCTCGGCGTGCTGCTCGCGAACGGCGCGGGCACCGTGGCGGGCGCTCCCGTGCAGGGCGTCGTCGACGGATCCGGCGCTGCCAAGGCGGGCCTCGCCCAGGGCGACGTCGTCACCTCGGTCGACGGGAAGGCCGTCGCCTCGGCGTCCGAGCTCAGCGCCGCGATCTCCGCGCACAAGCCCGGCGAGTCGGTGGAGCTCGGCTGGACCACCGCGGCCGGCGAAGCGAAGACCGGCACCGTGACCCTCACCGAGGGCCCCGTGAGCTGA
- a CDS encoding ribonucleoside-diphosphate reductase subunit alpha yields MSITVVKRDGTREPYDANRINLAIEDATQGLDENIGWVTQIASELEITLFDGITTQQLDEAVIQVALQNVKDDPAFDTVAARLLLKTIYKRVLGDYSSPEELKRLHAEHFARNIQRGVDEMLLDSRLVQLFDLERLAQALEPAHDELLKYIGVVTLNNRYGIKGRNGDALEVPQYFWMRIAMGLTLNEQDPTETAIAFYEKMSKLEYLAAGSTLVNAGTIYPQLANCFVMEMQDDIEHIAKTTRDVMWLTKGTGGIGLSVSKLRAQGSPIRSNNTTSTGPIPFMHTIDSVLRAVSRGGKKFGALCFYMENWHLDFPEFLDLRQNSGDPYRRTRTANTAVWISDEFMKRVQNDDDWYLFDPLEVSDLNELYGKAFSERYAFYVGEAEAGRIRMFKRIKAREQFKSILISLQTTSHPWLTWKDTINNRALNNNTGTIHLSNLCTEITLPQDEDNVSVCNLASINLSQHFADGKVDFAKIEQSARLAVRQLDNLIDITRSSVKEADFSNQQNRAVGLGVMGFTDIVEKLGYSYESEESYDLIDEIMEHVSYAAIDESADLAKERGAYPNFEGSRWSEGLVPLDSIALMEADRGVPVKVNRTTRLDWDALRAKVKGGMRNATLMAIAPTASIGLVAGTTPGLDPQFSQIFSRSTSSGKFLEVNRNLVKDLQELGIWEAVRENILRSQGDIQNIAAIPDSVKATYRTSFQLSPYAFLEVAARAQKWIDQAISRNMYLETRDLGDMMDIYFAGWERGVKTTYYLHMKPRHTAEQSTVKVDKSQDADGTKRKGFGGFGGGAPAAVPASAAPASSATAEAPAPQSAPAPRKGFGFGGVGGAR; encoded by the coding sequence GTGTCCATCACCGTAGTGAAGCGCGACGGCACGCGGGAGCCGTACGACGCGAACCGCATCAACCTGGCCATCGAGGACGCGACGCAGGGCCTCGACGAGAACATCGGCTGGGTCACGCAGATCGCCTCCGAGCTCGAGATCACCCTCTTCGACGGGATCACCACGCAGCAGCTGGATGAGGCCGTCATCCAGGTCGCGCTCCAGAACGTGAAGGACGACCCGGCGTTCGACACCGTCGCCGCGCGCCTCCTCCTCAAGACCATCTACAAGCGCGTCCTCGGCGACTACTCGTCGCCCGAGGAGCTCAAGCGCCTTCACGCGGAGCACTTCGCCCGCAACATCCAGCGCGGCGTCGACGAGATGCTCCTCGACTCGCGCCTCGTGCAGCTGTTCGACCTGGAGCGCCTCGCCCAGGCCCTCGAGCCCGCGCACGACGAGCTGCTCAAGTACATCGGCGTCGTCACGCTGAACAACCGCTACGGCATCAAGGGCCGCAACGGCGACGCCCTCGAGGTGCCCCAGTACTTCTGGATGCGCATCGCGATGGGCCTCACGCTCAACGAGCAGGACCCCACCGAGACCGCCATCGCCTTCTACGAGAAGATGTCGAAGCTCGAGTACCTCGCGGCCGGCTCCACCCTCGTCAACGCGGGCACCATCTACCCGCAGCTCGCGAACTGCTTCGTCATGGAGATGCAGGACGACATCGAGCACATCGCGAAGACCACGCGCGACGTCATGTGGCTCACCAAGGGCACGGGCGGCATCGGCCTCTCCGTCTCGAAGCTGCGCGCGCAGGGCTCGCCCATCCGCTCGAACAACACCACCTCCACGGGCCCGATCCCGTTCATGCACACCATCGACTCGGTGCTCCGCGCGGTCAGCCGCGGCGGCAAGAAGTTCGGCGCCCTGTGCTTCTACATGGAGAACTGGCACCTCGACTTCCCGGAGTTCCTCGACCTGCGCCAGAACTCGGGCGACCCGTACCGCCGCACCCGCACCGCCAACACGGCCGTGTGGATCAGCGACGAGTTCATGAAGCGCGTCCAGAACGACGACGACTGGTACCTCTTCGACCCGCTGGAGGTCTCCGACCTCAACGAGCTCTACGGCAAGGCCTTCTCGGAGCGCTACGCGTTCTACGTCGGCGAGGCCGAGGCCGGTCGCATCCGGATGTTCAAGCGCATCAAGGCGCGCGAGCAGTTCAAGTCGATCCTCATCTCGCTCCAGACCACCAGCCACCCGTGGCTGACCTGGAAGGACACGATCAACAACCGCGCCCTGAACAACAACACGGGCACGATCCACCTCTCGAACCTCTGCACCGAGATCACGCTGCCGCAGGACGAGGACAACGTCTCCGTCTGCAACCTGGCGTCCATCAACCTGTCGCAGCACTTCGCCGACGGCAAGGTCGACTTCGCCAAGATCGAGCAGAGCGCGCGTCTCGCGGTGCGTCAGCTCGACAACCTCATCGACATCACGCGCTCCAGCGTGAAGGAGGCGGACTTCTCCAACCAGCAGAACCGCGCGGTGGGCCTCGGCGTCATGGGCTTCACCGACATCGTGGAGAAGCTCGGCTACTCCTACGAGTCGGAGGAGTCGTACGACCTGATCGACGAGATCATGGAGCACGTCTCCTACGCGGCCATCGACGAGTCGGCGGATCTCGCGAAGGAGCGCGGCGCGTACCCGAACTTCGAGGGCTCGCGCTGGTCGGAGGGCCTCGTGCCGCTCGACTCCATCGCGCTCATGGAGGCCGACCGCGGCGTGCCCGTCAAGGTCAACCGCACCACGCGCCTCGACTGGGACGCGCTGCGCGCCAAGGTCAAGGGCGGCATGCGCAACGCGACGCTCATGGCGATCGCGCCCACCGCGTCCATCGGCCTCGTCGCGGGCACCACGCCCGGCCTCGACCCGCAGTTCTCGCAGATCTTCAGCCGCTCCACCTCCTCGGGCAAGTTCCTCGAGGTCAACAGGAACCTCGTGAAGGACCTGCAGGAGCTCGGCATCTGGGAGGCCGTGCGCGAGAACATCCTGCGCAGCCAGGGCGACATCCAGAACATCGCCGCCATCCCGGACTCGGTCAAGGCCACGTACCGCACGAGCTTCCAGCTCTCGCCGTACGCGTTCCTCGAGGTCGCGGCACGTGCGCAGAAGTGGATCGACCAGGCCATCAGCCGCAACATGTACCTCGAGACGCGCGACCTCGGCGACATGATGGACATCTACTTCGCCGGCTGGGAGCGCGGGGTCAAGACCACGTACTACCTGCACATGAAGCCGCGTCACACGGCCGAGCAGTCGACCGTCAAGGTCGACAAGTCGCAGGACGCCGACGGCACCAAGCGCAAGGGCTTCGGCGGATTCGGCGGCGGCGCACCCGCGGCCGTCCCCGCGTCGGCCGCTCCCGCATCCAGCGCGACCGCGGAGGCCCCGGCCCCGCAGTCCGCCCCGGCGCCCCGCAAGGGCTTCGGCTTCGGCGGAGTGGGAGGTGCACGCTGA